In Musa acuminata AAA Group cultivar baxijiao chromosome BXJ3-9, Cavendish_Baxijiao_AAA, whole genome shotgun sequence, a single genomic region encodes these proteins:
- the LOC135650070 gene encoding mitogen-activated protein kinase kinase kinase NPK1-like, translated as MQGLFGSVRRSLVFHPSPDRIEDGGGGGRRIAERIGSCLRKSRIGLGLGFGGSTPKLPPPVPPHRVPADDIPPIRWRKGELIGCGAFGHVYMGMNIDSGELLAVKQVLMGTSGASKEKAQAHIKELEEEVNLLRNLSHPNIVRYLGTAREDETLNILLEFVPGGSISSLLGKFGSFPEAVIRMYTKQLLQGLEYLHQNGIIHRDIKGANILVDNKGCIKLADFGASKQVAKLATMNAAKSMKGTPYWMAPEVILQTGHSFSADIWSVGCTVIEMATGKPPWSQQYQEVAALFHIGTTKSHPPIPEHLSLEAKDFLLKCLQKEPNLRPTSSDLLQHAFVTKEFQDMHPIHHSALAESTKDAALPSKLYMKSINTLVVGNRTCCDGLDIGGCGSGSSSGRCSTFFRGKLSSVRPIWDMSTSSDMCRLDDKDDFPVVGSSFNPISEPFDDWSNEFDINLKHKKMDFNDLSESFIDVSCTRKGEKDFTFPCKLVPEDDDEVTESKIRAFLDEKALDLKKLQTPLFQEFINSLNNNNETCAGKKSEENMTKNLKFPPKIKTSPNKNISGKTVPLVGTANRVSPENCSRRVSNSGEENDQVLREISPKFNERGGLLQDAQQEPNCPSDKFSERRRKWKEELDQELEREREMMRQAGYGRISSPKNGWLNQKRDRI; from the exons ATGCAAGGCCTCTTCGGATCGGTGCGTAGATCCCTCGTGTTCCATCCGAGCCCTGATCGGATCGAggacggcggcggcgggggcAGAAGGATCGCGGAAAGGATTGGATCTTGCCTTAGGAAGTCCAGGATCGGGCTGGGTCTAGGGTTCGGAGGGTCCACTCCCAAACTCCCTCCGCCGGTGCCGCCGCACCGGGTTCCGGCGGACGATATCCCCCCCATTCGTTGGCGAAAGGGTGAACTCATCGGTTGCGGTGCCTTCGGCCATGTCTACATGGGTATGAATATCGATTCGGGGGAGCTTCTTGCGGTGAAGCAG GTCTTGATGGGGACTAGCGGTGCTTCCAAGGAGAAAGCTCAA GCTCATATaaaggagcttgaggaagaagtaAATCTTCTTAGAAACCTATCTCATCCAAATATTGTG AGATATCTGGGAACAGCTAGGGAAGACGAGACCTTAAACATTTTGCTGGAGTTTGTCCCAGGTGGATCCATCTCGTCATTACTTGGAAAATTTGGGTCCTTCCCAGAGGCT GTTATAAGAATGTATACCAAGCAGCTCTTGCAGGGGCTCGAGTATCTTCATCAAAATGGAATCATACACAGGGACATTAAGG GTGCAAACATTCTCGTGGATAACAAGGGTTGCATAAAACTAGCAGATTTTGGGGCATCTAAGCAAGTTGCAAAGCtg GCAACTATGAATGCAGCCAAGTCAATGAAGGGTACTCCATACTGGATGGCACCAGAAGTAATTCTTCAGACTGGGCATAGCTT CTCAGCTGATATATGGAGTGTTGGTTGCACTGTCATAGAGATGGCTACAGGTAAGCCTCCCTGGAGTCAGCAATATCAAGAG GTTGCTGCTCTTTTCCACATTGGAACAACCAAATCGCATCCTCCTATACCAGAACATCTTTCTTTGGAGGCAAAGGATTTTCTTTTGAAATGCTTACAGAA GGAACCAAATCTGAGGCCCACTTCATCTGATTTGCTCCAG CATGCTTTTGTTACCAAGGAATTTCAGGATATGCATCCAATACACCACTCTGCACTTGCG GAATCCACAAAAGATGCAGCCCTGCCATCGAAATTGTACATGAAAAGCAT CAATACTCTAGTGGTTGGCAACAGAACTTGTTGTGACGGATTGGACATAGGTGGCTGTGGTAGTGGTAGCAGCAGCGGAAGATGCTCTACTTTCTTTCGTGGAAAGCTTTCTTCTGTGAGACCAATATGGGACATGAGTACTAGTAGTGATATGTGCCGGTTGGACGATAAAGATGATTTTCCAGTTGTTGGATCA AGTTTCAACCCAATATCTGAGCCCTTTGATGACTGGTCAAATGAGTTTGATATCAATTTAAAGCACAAAAAAATGGACTTCAATGACTTAAGTGAATCTTTCATCGATGTTTCATGCACTAGAAAAGGGGAAAAGGATTTTACATTTCCTTGCAAGTTAGTTcctgaagatgatgatgaagttACAGAGTCAAAAATAAGAGCTTTTCTGGATGAGAAG GCCCTTGATCTGAAGAAGTTGCAGACACCTCTCTTCCAGGAGTTCATTAATAGCCTAAATAACAACAATGAGACATGTGCTGGAAAGAAAAGTGAGGAAAATATgaccaaaaatttaaaatttcctCCCAAGATCAAGACTTCACCCAACAAGAATATAAGCGGGAAGACTGTTCCACTTGTTGGCACAGCTAATAGGGTGAGTCCTGAAAATTGCAGCAGACGAGTCTCAAATAGTGGGGAAGAGAATGATCAAGTCCTAAGAGAAATTTCACCTAAGTTTAATGAAAGGGGAGGTCTTCTTCAAGATGCTCAACAGGAACCAAATTGCCCAAG TGACAAATTTTCGGAGAGACGGAGGAAATGGAAAGAAGAGCTGGATCAAGAACTTGAGAGGGAAAGAG AGATGATGAGGCAAGCAGGTTATGGGAGAATATCTTCCCCAAAGAATGGATGGTTAAATCAAAAGAGAGACCGAATATGA